The Syntrophorhabdus sp. genome contains a region encoding:
- a CDS encoding AAA family ATPase — MAQKATAYRLTVKPIILKQLLVDCDINQGTIGELTGLARTTINIVVNRGYIPLEHPEFKGRVEEFIGGNVRARKWLAQHCLRIENIWDPLGREMKRAHPVGTIARMVTTQRRKAVLSGDPEHIHVIREVEVITEDTKRHFKLFKNPFINDVQEEKDIFMSDEHHYIEAAMIDAAKHAGFLAVVGEVQSGKSIMRRKVVLTLQREGNVRVIYPQIVDKDRVTAASLCDAIIHDISSEKPKIKLEEKSRQVLRLLLARHKQGSRHVIIVEEAHDLGFKVLKLLKRFYEFEDGYTKLLGIILVGQPELKDKLDEGEHPDMREVIRRIQIAEIRGLNGNIKDYMTLKFKRVGAKVDDIFTDEAIASLSKRLTDRDGRTGKTISHAYPGLVNNYAAKAMNLACQMGCEKVTEEVVMEI; from the coding sequence GTGGCACAAAAGGCAACGGCATACAGGTTAACGGTGAAACCCATCATCCTGAAGCAGCTCCTCGTGGACTGCGACATCAACCAGGGAACGATCGGTGAGTTGACAGGGCTTGCCCGGACGACGATCAACATCGTCGTCAACAGGGGGTACATCCCCCTCGAACATCCGGAGTTCAAGGGCCGCGTCGAGGAGTTCATCGGCGGCAACGTGCGCGCCCGGAAATGGCTCGCGCAGCACTGCCTCAGGATCGAGAACATCTGGGATCCCCTGGGCCGGGAGATGAAGCGGGCCCATCCGGTGGGTACCATCGCGAGAATGGTGACAACACAGAGGAGAAAGGCTGTACTCAGCGGCGATCCGGAGCACATTCACGTAATACGGGAGGTAGAGGTGATCACAGAAGACACAAAGAGGCATTTCAAGCTTTTCAAAAACCCCTTCATCAACGACGTCCAGGAGGAGAAGGACATCTTCATGTCCGACGAGCACCACTACATCGAGGCGGCGATGATCGACGCGGCCAAGCACGCGGGCTTCCTGGCGGTGGTGGGGGAGGTACAGAGCGGCAAGAGCATCATGCGGCGCAAGGTGGTCCTCACCCTCCAGCGCGAGGGGAACGTCCGGGTCATCTACCCCCAAATCGTCGACAAGGACCGGGTGACGGCGGCGTCCTTGTGCGACGCGATCATTCACGATATCAGCAGCGAGAAGCCGAAGATAAAACTCGAGGAGAAATCGAGGCAGGTCTTGAGGCTCCTCCTTGCCCGGCACAAGCAGGGCTCCCGGCACGTCATTATCGTGGAGGAGGCCCATGACCTCGGCTTCAAGGTCCTAAAGCTCCTCAAGCGGTTCTACGAGTTCGAGGACGGCTACACGAAGCTCCTCGGGATCATCCTCGTCGGTCAGCCGGAACTCAAGGACAAGCTCGACGAGGGTGAGCATCCCGACATGAGGGAGGTCATCCGGAGGATCCAGATCGCCGAGATCCGGGGACTCAACGGCAACATCAAGGACTATATGACCCTCAAGTTTAAACGGGTGGGCGCGAAGGTGGATGACATCTTCACCGACGAAGCCATCGCCTCGCTGTCGAAGCGGCTCACCGACAGGGACGGAAGGACGGGCAAGACGATAAGCCATGCCTACCCGGGCCTCGTGAACAACTACGCGGCGAAGGCGATGAACCTCGCCTGCCAGATGGGCTGCGAGAAGGTGACGGAAGAAGTGGTGATGGAGATATGA
- a CDS encoding host-nuclease inhibitor protein Gam, protein MAKIIKTSDYTDWPEVDGALRRMGEIDIKLQKLEGEMTLKINEIKAEYDVKAEGLKAEHKAIEENITLFAESRKQEFARVRSKDLTFGVVAYRVVTKVVLKSKAATVAALKALGLVQYLRIIEEPDKEAMSGLDATTLAKCGATLKTEDKLRIEPNMEKIKEKEAA, encoded by the coding sequence ATGGCAAAGATCATCAAGACATCGGATTACACGGACTGGCCCGAGGTTGACGGCGCCCTGAGGCGCATGGGCGAGATCGACATCAAGCTCCAGAAGCTCGAGGGCGAGATGACCCTCAAGATCAACGAGATCAAAGCGGAATATGACGTGAAGGCCGAGGGACTGAAAGCCGAGCACAAGGCCATCGAAGAAAACATCACCCTCTTCGCCGAGTCCAGGAAACAGGAATTTGCCAGGGTCCGCTCAAAGGACCTCACTTTCGGGGTTGTGGCCTACCGGGTGGTTACAAAGGTGGTCCTGAAAAGCAAGGCGGCAACGGTGGCGGCCCTCAAGGCCCTGGGGCTCGTGCAGTATCTCAGGATCATCGAGGAGCCCGATAAGGAGGCCATGAGCGGCCTTGATGCAACAACGCTCGCGAAATGCGGCGCCACGTTGAAAACCGAGGACAAACTCCGGATCGAGCCCAACATGGAGAAGATAAAGGAGAAGGAGGCGGCATGA